From one Roseofilum capinflatum BLCC-M114 genomic stretch:
- a CDS encoding chemotaxis protein CheW, protein MERQPFITFSLNGSRYGIDALCVEEIFFLPELTPVTEMAREFAGVLNLRGNIIPVIDLESRLGYAAQEYKITDSVIVLRSEDMTMGLIVNEVHEVEMIEESQISTQFSQRRLKRTLGKALGKSVLSPSMHSCLRGLVQVNQHIIMILKAQALIQQLETEELMDIDGITEDEEPSENDQPHALGRPLFCPHASEKEREIFRSRAKNLRDTLAHEDLKGLMPIAVIGLNGEYFGIDLELVREFTPIERVTPIPCCPNHIVGNINLRGEIVTLVNIGSILNVRHDQVPLRAVVISTGDLVVGVVVDEVFDVIYLSKSQIKPIPTAVHVVDEEYLRGTVAYQEKMLGLLDLKKILHQSDLKVNEEN, encoded by the coding sequence ATGGAAAGACAACCGTTTATTACCTTTAGCCTGAACGGTTCACGCTACGGGATAGATGCTCTGTGTGTAGAAGAAATTTTCTTTTTACCAGAGTTAACCCCAGTTACGGAAATGGCACGAGAGTTTGCCGGAGTTCTCAATCTCAGAGGCAACATCATTCCCGTGATCGATCTCGAATCTAGACTCGGATATGCAGCTCAAGAATACAAAATCACTGATAGCGTCATCGTCTTGCGCTCTGAAGACATGACAATGGGCCTGATTGTCAATGAAGTCCATGAAGTAGAGATGATTGAAGAATCACAAATCTCGACTCAGTTTTCCCAGAGACGGTTAAAACGTACCCTGGGAAAAGCTCTAGGGAAATCCGTTCTTTCTCCATCCATGCATTCTTGTCTGAGGGGACTGGTACAAGTCAATCAACACATTATCATGATTTTGAAGGCTCAGGCTCTGATCCAACAGCTAGAAACCGAGGAGCTGATGGATATAGATGGGATTACGGAAGACGAGGAACCCTCTGAAAACGATCAACCCCATGCCCTTGGTCGCCCCTTATTTTGTCCCCATGCCAGTGAAAAAGAGCGAGAAATTTTTCGTTCTAGGGCGAAAAACTTAAGAGACACTCTCGCCCATGAAGATCTAAAAGGCTTAATGCCCATTGCTGTAATTGGTTTAAATGGAGAATATTTTGGTATAGATTTAGAACTGGTGCGCGAATTTACGCCCATTGAACGAGTTACGCCCATTCCTTGCTGTCCTAATCACATTGTAGGCAATATTAATTTGAGGGGGGAAATTGTTACCTTAGTTAATATTGGCTCTATTTTGAATGTGAGGCACGATCAGGTTCCTTTGCGAGCCGTAGTCATTTCTACTGGCGATTTGGTGGTAGGTGTAGTGGTCGATGAAGTTTTTGATGTGATCTACCTCTCCAAATCGCAAATTAAACCCATTCCCACAGCAGTCCATGTGGTGGATGAAGAATATCTACGGGGAACCGTGGCATACCAAGAAAAAATGCTAGGCCTTCTCGATTTGAAAAAAATTTTGCATCAATCAGACTTAAAAGTTAATGAAGAAAATTAG
- a CDS encoding acyl carrier protein phosphodiesterase, which yields MNYLAHLLLAGEDSEFQLGNLLGDFVKGPLSEAKHHYSSTLVQGLALHRAVDKFTDTHPIPLHSRRRLGQPYQRLSGIIIDIAYDHFLANHWHNFSLQPLDSFIAEIYHLLQANQHRLPLRLKQSLPRMVAQDWLGSCQTLEGLKLTYTRVANRLKRKNNLSTADRVIHANYEGLDSDFCEFFPQLVDYVEGKKPDRTAVSKGISGTDDPC from the coding sequence ATGAACTACTTAGCCCATCTTCTCTTAGCAGGAGAGGATAGCGAATTTCAGCTCGGTAACCTACTCGGTGACTTTGTAAAAGGCCCCTTATCTGAGGCAAAACATCACTATAGTTCCACCCTAGTCCAAGGCCTAGCCTTACACCGCGCCGTTGACAAGTTTACGGATACTCACCCCATTCCCCTACACAGTCGGCGGCGGCTAGGGCAACCCTATCAACGCCTTTCAGGAATTATCATTGATATTGCCTACGATCATTTTTTAGCCAATCACTGGCACAATTTTTCTCTGCAACCCTTAGATAGTTTTATTGCCGAAATTTATCACCTTCTACAAGCCAACCAACACCGCCTACCCCTGAGATTGAAACAGAGTCTACCGAGGATGGTCGCTCAAGATTGGTTAGGGTCATGTCAAACCTTAGAGGGACTCAAACTGACTTATACCCGTGTAGCCAATCGCTTAAAACGCAAAAATAACTTATCCACAGCCGATCGGGTGATTCACGCTAATTATGAAGGTCTAGACTCAGATTTTTGTGAGTTTTTTCCCCAGTTAGTTGACTACGTGGAGGGAAAAAAACCAGACAGAACAGCCGTCAGTAAGGGGATCTCTGGAACAGACGATCCCTGCTGA
- a CDS encoding DNA-directed RNA polymerase subunit beta', giving the protein MIFKNRVIDKGQLKKLIAAAFTQYGSARTSQMADRLKNLGFRFATRAGVSISVDDLQIPPSKQELLEAAEEQIREIELRYSKGEITEVERFQRVIDTWNSTSEALKDEVVRYFKATNPLNSVYMMAFSGARGNISQVRQLVGMRGLMADPQGEIISLPIKTNFREGLTVTEYIISSYGARKGLVDTALRTADSGYLTRRLVDVSQDVIIRELDCGTARGITVEAMCDGDRILIPLADRLLGRSLAEDVVSETGEVVARRNDWLSEDLAQVVAKHTKRVKVRSPLTCEAARSVCQACYGWSLAHHAPVDLGEAVGIIAAQSIGEPGTQLTMRTFHTGGVFSGAARDILAPTGGKINYGNLKTRSIAGEEGPEIQVETGGVLELIVDVEIREMETDDSPLNLSALDQKKKHNIHNIPINAGSRLLVEDGQMIKPGTIIANTPPARAVSRSTERATKDVSTDIAGEVRFEGIIPEEKRDRQGSTTVVARTGGLIWVLSGEVYNLPSDAKPVVKNQDQVQSMDVLAMSNITTKHGGIVRLPDGEEGREVEIITAQVVLDQATVTIQEKGSKEIYLITTRESQQFSLLATPGSKVTSGQVVAELIDDRYRTNTGGTLKYAGIETKRRSGSSKYGQEVVKGGTLLWIPEESHEVNKDISLLLVEDGQYVEAGDEVVKDIYCQTSGIVTVVQKNDILREIIIKPGKLHLITDPEEMPAEGMVRPPETVMGEAVEDLSFLEIVQTPEGMGALLRPVTEFTVSDSPPGPSTSTGEKDLIQLRTTQRLPYKDGERIKSVQGVDLVRTHLVLEINPDDFGDASGEVKSSLEGLELVADIELVPDPDLSETNEEGEEIEVMRLQLVILESLLIRREGIADLTQGQIQTRLLVQEGEEVNCGDVIASTEILCNSPGEIAGLREDDEQVRRLLVVRPRDRFTLDLGDQIDQLQVQEGNLLVAGTEVAPGIRLAESSQVELVDTTDKTLILRLARPYRVSPGAILHLGDGGLVQRGDKLVLLVFERAKTGDIIQGLPRIEELLEARKPKEGCVLARRPGEVQAVEGEDDVRSIRVVEIDGTMTTYTLLPGQSLMVVEGERVEAGTPISDGQQNPHELLEIKFGWYLEQGMSHYEAAMSALAEVQQFLVDAVQGVYQSQGIDIADKHIEVIVRQMTSKVRLDDGGDTTMLPGELMELYQVEQVNEAMSITGGAPARYTPVLLGITKASLNTDSFISAASFQETTRVLTEAAIEGKSDWLRGLKENVIIGRLIPAGTGFNAYEDGFRGQISPDYDGAGDLDDEIVGSGLSDSFLSGHGYSGATEDADYGLMSDERSGRGGRNSPYPVLDDSKSDVDDLQDLVVDDRTAYRLDPKSSSDRSGSKQRKTSKGKSKKSEPVAELDIDLDPEDIIYDPTEEDED; this is encoded by the coding sequence ATGATCTTCAAAAATCGCGTTATTGACAAAGGCCAACTGAAAAAACTAATTGCTGCTGCTTTTACCCAATATGGCAGCGCTCGCACCTCCCAAATGGCAGACCGGCTGAAAAACTTAGGCTTTCGCTTCGCCACCCGTGCGGGAGTGAGCATCAGTGTAGATGATTTGCAGATTCCCCCCTCCAAACAAGAACTCCTCGAAGCTGCCGAAGAACAAATCCGAGAAATTGAATTGCGCTATTCCAAGGGAGAAATTACGGAAGTGGAACGGTTCCAGAGGGTAATTGATACCTGGAACTCCACCAGTGAAGCCCTCAAAGATGAAGTGGTGCGCTACTTCAAAGCCACCAATCCCCTCAATAGTGTGTATATGATGGCATTCTCTGGGGCACGGGGGAATATTTCCCAGGTGCGCCAGTTGGTGGGAATGCGGGGGCTGATGGCCGACCCGCAAGGGGAAATTATTTCCTTGCCCATTAAAACCAATTTCCGGGAAGGGTTAACGGTAACCGAGTATATTATTTCCTCTTACGGAGCGAGAAAAGGTCTGGTAGACACGGCCCTGCGGACGGCAGATAGTGGCTATTTGACCCGGCGCTTAGTGGATGTGTCCCAGGATGTGATTATTCGGGAACTCGATTGTGGAACGGCGCGGGGAATCACAGTCGAGGCGATGTGTGATGGCGATCGCATCCTCATTCCCCTAGCCGATCGCCTGTTGGGACGGTCTTTGGCCGAAGATGTGGTATCTGAAACCGGTGAAGTCGTTGCCCGGCGCAATGATTGGCTCAGTGAAGACCTCGCCCAAGTCGTTGCCAAACACACCAAACGAGTGAAAGTGCGATCGCCCCTAACCTGCGAAGCGGCGCGATCGGTCTGTCAAGCTTGCTACGGTTGGAGCTTGGCCCACCATGCCCCCGTAGATTTAGGGGAAGCGGTAGGGATTATTGCCGCTCAATCCATTGGCGAACCAGGAACACAGCTCACCATGAGAACCTTCCACACCGGTGGGGTGTTCTCCGGTGCTGCCCGTGATATCCTAGCTCCAACTGGAGGCAAAATTAACTATGGAAACCTGAAAACTCGCAGCATTGCTGGTGAAGAAGGGCCAGAAATTCAGGTCGAAACCGGGGGCGTACTGGAGCTAATCGTAGATGTGGAAATTCGGGAGATGGAAACCGATGATTCCCCCCTGAACCTGTCCGCCCTTGACCAGAAGAAAAAGCACAATATCCACAACATTCCCATTAATGCCGGGTCTCGCCTGTTGGTTGAAGACGGACAAATGATTAAACCCGGAACCATCATCGCCAATACCCCTCCAGCGAGGGCGGTTTCCCGCTCGACTGAGAGGGCAACCAAAGACGTGAGTACGGATATTGCTGGCGAAGTGCGCTTTGAGGGCATTATTCCTGAAGAAAAACGCGATCGTCAAGGATCGACGACGGTGGTGGCTCGCACAGGAGGCTTAATTTGGGTTTTATCCGGAGAAGTCTATAATCTGCCCTCGGATGCCAAACCCGTGGTCAAAAACCAAGATCAAGTCCAATCGATGGATGTCTTGGCCATGAGCAACATCACCACCAAACATGGGGGAATTGTGCGGCTCCCGGATGGAGAAGAGGGGCGAGAAGTGGAGATTATCACCGCTCAAGTGGTGTTAGACCAGGCAACCGTGACCATACAGGAAAAAGGCAGCAAAGAAATTTACCTGATTACTACCCGCGAATCTCAGCAATTCTCGTTGCTGGCTACTCCGGGGAGTAAGGTCACCTCGGGCCAGGTGGTGGCGGAGTTGATTGATGACCGTTATCGGACGAACACGGGGGGAACCCTCAAGTATGCGGGGATTGAAACCAAACGGCGCAGTGGTTCGAGCAAGTATGGCCAAGAGGTGGTCAAAGGAGGAACCCTGCTCTGGATTCCGGAAGAATCCCATGAGGTCAACAAGGATATCTCCTTACTGCTGGTCGAAGATGGCCAATATGTAGAAGCAGGGGATGAAGTGGTTAAAGATATTTACTGCCAGACTTCGGGGATTGTGACCGTGGTGCAGAAAAATGATATCTTGCGCGAAATCATCATTAAACCCGGCAAGTTGCATCTGATCACTGATCCGGAAGAGATGCCGGCGGAAGGGATGGTGCGGCCTCCGGAAACCGTGATGGGGGAAGCGGTGGAAGATCTCTCATTTCTGGAAATTGTGCAAACTCCTGAAGGGATGGGAGCCTTGCTGCGGCCGGTGACAGAGTTCACAGTTTCTGATAGCCCTCCGGGGCCTTCAACCTCCACGGGAGAGAAGGACTTGATCCAGTTGCGTACTACTCAACGGCTGCCCTACAAGGATGGAGAGCGGATTAAGTCTGTGCAAGGGGTCGATTTGGTGCGGACTCATTTGGTCTTGGAGATTAACCCGGATGATTTTGGGGATGCTTCGGGTGAGGTGAAAAGTTCTTTGGAAGGGTTGGAGTTGGTGGCCGATATTGAGTTGGTTCCTGACCCAGACCTGTCAGAAACCAATGAGGAGGGGGAAGAAATTGAGGTGATGCGCCTCCAGTTGGTGATTTTAGAGTCTTTATTGATTCGTCGAGAGGGCATTGCCGATCTAACTCAAGGACAAATCCAGACTCGATTGTTGGTGCAAGAGGGAGAGGAAGTCAACTGTGGAGATGTGATTGCTTCGACAGAAATTCTCTGTAATTCCCCTGGAGAAATTGCGGGACTGCGAGAGGATGATGAGCAGGTAAGACGGTTGCTCGTAGTTCGTCCAAGGGATCGCTTCACCCTGGATCTGGGCGATCAGATCGATCAGCTTCAAGTGCAAGAAGGGAATCTCTTGGTTGCGGGGACAGAAGTCGCTCCCGGCATTCGCTTGGCTGAATCGAGCCAAGTGGAATTGGTTGATACCACCGATAAAACCTTAATTCTGCGTTTGGCTCGGCCCTATCGGGTGTCTCCGGGAGCGATTCTGCACCTGGGAGATGGAGGCTTAGTGCAACGGGGGGATAAATTGGTGTTGCTGGTGTTTGAGCGGGCGAAAACCGGGGATATTATTCAGGGTCTACCCCGGATTGAGGAACTGTTGGAAGCCCGAAAACCTAAAGAAGGTTGTGTTTTGGCCCGTCGTCCTGGAGAGGTGCAAGCCGTTGAAGGAGAAGACGACGTGCGATCGATCCGGGTGGTGGAAATCGATGGCACGATGACCACTTATACTCTATTGCCCGGCCAGAGCTTGATGGTGGTTGAAGGGGAACGGGTAGAAGCGGGAACTCCCATTTCTGATGGGCAACAAAATCCCCATGAATTGCTGGAAATTAAGTTTGGCTGGTATTTAGAGCAGGGGATGTCCCATTATGAAGCAGCCATGTCTGCTTTAGCGGAGGTTCAACAGTTCTTGGTGGATGCGGTGCAAGGGGTGTATCAGTCCCAAGGCATTGATATTGCCGATAAACATATTGAGGTGATTGTGCGCCAGATGACTTCTAAGGTGCGCCTGGATGATGGCGGAGATACGACCATGCTGCCGGGTGAGCTAATGGAGTTGTATCAGGTGGAACAGGTGAATGAGGCCATGTCGATCACAGGAGGTGCGCCAGCTCGCTATACCCCGGTGCTGTTGGGGATTACTAAGGCTTCTTTGAATACGGATAGCTTTATTAGTGCGGCGAGTTTCCAAGAAACCACCAGGGTATTAACGGAAGCGGCGATCGAGGGTAAATCAGACTGGCTCAGGGGTCTGAAGGAAAATGTGATTATCGGGCGCTTGATTCCCGCCGGAACTGGGTTTAATGCCTATGAGGATGGCTTTAGAGGGCAAATTTCTCCAGATTATGATGGGGCTGGGGATCTCGATGATGAAATTGTGGGATCGGGTCTATCTGATAGCTTCTTGTCTGGCCATGGTTATTCCGGTGCGACTGAAGATGCTGACTATGGACTGATGTCCGATGAGCGATCGGGTAGAGGTGGCCGCAATTCTCCCTATCCCGTGCTGGATGATTCCAAATCTGATGTGGATGATTTGCAGGATTTGGTGGTCGACGATCGCACGGCCTACCGCTTAGATCCGAAATCGAGTTCGGATCGCTCTGGCTCGAAACAGCGTAAAACCTCAAAAGGAAAGTCGAAAAAGTCTGAGCCGGTGGCCGAGCTGGATATAGATCTAGATCCCGAAGATATTATTTATGATCCAACGGAGGAGGATGAGGATTAG
- a CDS encoding methyl-accepting chemotaxis protein: MLSNLRLRGRLILGYAIPITFTAVVSGWVYVTAQEVFATFQTVERVQNIIIDIDSLSLNGQGMIRSSRGYLGVQNPQFLQEYQEYSQQFDTVSIDLQNLVDDPEQENRLNEMIALKNQYKQFSDQVHRLIDQGKRNEAIALFNSGEGTEFVTIFDELANQFSAVEEAFLESETENVRNALNTLIWVISLGTACLVVVAVSFAWWISGGLAKIINQSTEEIASSSSEIAATVEQQERTATQQASSVNETTTTMDELGASSRQVSEQAEASVSAAQQALELAQGGSQAVDNTLQGMEDLREKVSAIAQQIVLLSEQTGQIGNISALVSDLANQTNMLALNAAVEAVRAGEHGKGFAVVASEIRKLADQSRKSADKINALVMDIQGSINSTVMVTEEGTKTVTSGVDIAQKTAQAFSGVAEAINDVVLNNQQISLNIKQQAIAIQQVVEAMNAINQGAKETATSISQTRIGTQKLNEASLSLKSII, from the coding sequence ATGTTGTCCAATTTGAGGTTGAGAGGACGGTTAATATTAGGATATGCAATTCCTATCACCTTTACGGCTGTAGTGTCGGGATGGGTTTATGTGACTGCACAAGAAGTTTTTGCCACGTTTCAGACAGTCGAGCGGGTACAAAATATCATTATAGACATTGATAGTTTAAGCTTGAATGGCCAGGGCATGATTCGTAGCAGTCGAGGCTATTTAGGAGTTCAAAATCCACAATTTTTGCAAGAATATCAAGAGTATTCGCAGCAGTTTGATACAGTTTCTATCGATCTACAAAACTTGGTAGACGATCCAGAACAAGAGAATCGTTTGAATGAGATGATTGCTCTAAAAAATCAATATAAGCAATTTTCAGATCAGGTACATCGTTTAATCGATCAAGGGAAAAGGAATGAGGCGATCGCTCTCTTCAACTCCGGTGAAGGAACAGAGTTTGTAACAATTTTTGATGAGTTAGCCAATCAATTTTCGGCAGTTGAAGAAGCTTTTCTAGAATCAGAAACCGAAAATGTCAGAAATGCCCTGAATACGTTAATTTGGGTAATTTCTTTAGGAACGGCATGTTTGGTTGTAGTTGCGGTATCTTTCGCCTGGTGGATTTCTGGAGGATTGGCGAAAATCATTAATCAATCTACAGAAGAAATTGCCTCCTCTTCCTCAGAAATTGCGGCTACGGTGGAACAGCAAGAGCGGACTGCAACTCAACAAGCCTCTTCAGTGAATGAAACCACGACCACCATGGATGAATTAGGCGCTTCCTCGCGCCAGGTTTCCGAACAAGCTGAAGCATCGGTCTCGGCTGCTCAACAAGCATTGGAATTAGCCCAAGGGGGCAGTCAGGCGGTGGATAATACACTACAAGGGATGGAAGATTTACGGGAAAAAGTGAGCGCGATCGCCCAACAAATTGTTTTGCTCAGTGAACAAACGGGACAAATTGGTAATATTTCCGCCTTAGTCAGTGATTTAGCCAACCAAACCAATATGTTAGCCCTCAATGCAGCAGTCGAAGCAGTACGAGCAGGAGAACATGGCAAAGGGTTTGCCGTCGTCGCCAGTGAAATCCGCAAATTAGCCGATCAAAGTCGCAAATCAGCCGATAAAATTAATGCCTTAGTCATGGATATTCAAGGCTCAATTAATTCAACCGTGATGGTGACGGAAGAAGGTACAAAAACGGTCACCTCCGGGGTGGATATTGCCCAAAAAACGGCCCAAGCCTTTAGTGGAGTTGCCGAAGCCATTAATGATGTGGTGTTGAATAACCAGCAAATTTCCTTAAACATTAAACAACAGGCGATCGCCATTCAACAAGTCGTAGAAGCCATGAATGCCATTAACCAAGGAGCCAAAGAAACCGCCACCAGTATTTCCCAAACCCGAATCGGCACACAAAAACTCAACGAAGCCTCTTTAAGCCTGAAAAGCATTATTTAA
- the ald gene encoding alanine dehydrogenase — MDIGVPKERKDQEFRVGLTPSSVRVLTERGHQVFVETAAGEGAGFTDGDYLEVGAKIVPSPELAWDQELVVKVKEPLASEYGFLTSGQLLFTYLHLAADRPLTERLIKSGTLAIAYETVELPDGRLPLLTPMSVIAGRLSVQFGARFLERQQGGRGVLLGGIPGVSPGQVAILGGGVVGTEAARIAVGMGAKVQVLDINVERLAELETLFGSRVELLYSNSAQIERVVPHADLLIGAVLVLGRRAPQLVPRNLVGRMKPGSVLIDVSVDQGGCIETLHPTSHTQPVYVEEGVVHYGVPNMPGAVPWTATQALNNATLPYVLQLAHAGVGALKQNPALAKGVNIKDHHIVHPAIHDCFPDLVN; from the coding sequence ATGGATATCGGAGTTCCTAAAGAACGGAAAGATCAAGAATTTCGGGTGGGACTTACCCCTAGTAGTGTGCGGGTGTTGACGGAACGGGGTCATCAGGTTTTTGTGGAAACGGCAGCAGGAGAGGGAGCCGGTTTTACGGATGGAGATTATTTAGAGGTGGGCGCGAAGATTGTGCCTTCTCCAGAACTGGCTTGGGATCAGGAATTAGTGGTGAAAGTTAAGGAGCCGTTGGCTTCTGAGTATGGGTTTTTGACTTCTGGGCAGTTATTGTTTACTTATTTGCATTTGGCAGCCGATCGCCCCTTAACAGAGCGGTTAATTAAATCGGGAACTTTGGCGATCGCCTATGAAACCGTAGAATTACCCGATGGTCGCCTACCCCTGCTCACCCCCATGAGCGTCATTGCTGGTCGCCTCTCAGTGCAGTTTGGGGCCCGTTTCCTAGAGCGACAACAGGGGGGCCGCGGGGTTCTCCTCGGTGGTATTCCAGGAGTCAGTCCCGGACAAGTGGCCATCCTCGGTGGCGGTGTTGTAGGTACAGAAGCAGCCCGCATTGCGGTAGGCATGGGAGCCAAAGTCCAAGTTTTAGATATCAATGTGGAGCGTCTAGCAGAGTTAGAAACCCTCTTTGGCTCCAGAGTGGAACTGCTCTATAGTAATTCGGCCCAAATTGAACGAGTAGTTCCCCACGCCGATCTGCTTATTGGTGCTGTCTTAGTTCTGGGTCGTCGCGCTCCGCAATTAGTCCCCCGCAATTTAGTCGGGAGGATGAAACCGGGTTCGGTACTGATTGATGTTTCTGTTGACCAAGGGGGATGCATCGAAACGTTGCACCCTACCTCCCACACCCAACCAGTATATGTAGAGGAAGGGGTTGTCCATTATGGTGTGCCCAATATGCCAGGAGCAGTGCCTTGGACAGCAACCCAAGCCTTGAATAATGCCACCCTTCCCTATGTGTTGCAATTAGCCCATGCGGGAGTAGGCGCTCTGAAGCAAAACCCCGCTTTGGCAAAAGGGGTCAATATTAAGGATCATCATATTGTCCATCCAGCCATTCACGACTGTTTTCCAGATTTGGTCAATTGA
- a CDS encoding CheR family methyltransferase: protein MINVFLLEQLIQLINHKTGLAIRSKDRDSLCQKIIHRTRCLRMSSVEDYYQLLVSHSDRSDREWKLLIDLLTTGESYFFRDQGQIEILRTNLLPELINNQRHQASTRGDRLTLQVWSAGCSTGEEVYSLAILLMELIPDWRNWHLRVLGTDINAMAIAKANTGLYNDWSFRLVDPKLKDSYFQPHQKLWKIKSEVQKIVQFQSSNLILDPIPQENGRPIPFDLIICRNVFIYFTKKAIDICLEKFCQALKSKAYLMTSHTELYGHNLNCLEVKVLPASIIYQKKCSLANPTPSSQLQSHPSFPNHSSRYPAFPLPFAPTQSSQHLSSHPSPLKSHTSKTPIAHTFPPKNNHKNKEIETLFKQKQYTNTIEKSLQYLKQNPKDFILLLSIAKSYANLGQLELAIQYANECLSISSFAIDPYYLLAQISEEKGDLEQAKLYLKRIIYLEPEFIPAYLDLGSLYAHQGNKIQARKFWTIALGLLQKHPQDAKIVQLEEYTPEELLSFLKKRLKELQ, encoded by the coding sequence ATGATTAATGTGTTCCTGTTAGAGCAGTTGATTCAGTTGATCAACCATAAGACTGGACTAGCGATTCGTTCTAAGGATCGTGACAGTTTGTGCCAGAAGATTATCCATCGGACTCGGTGTTTACGGATGTCTTCCGTGGAAGACTATTATCAATTATTAGTTTCTCATAGCGATCGCAGCGATCGAGAGTGGAAACTCTTGATTGACCTGCTCACCACGGGAGAAAGCTATTTTTTTCGGGATCAAGGACAAATCGAAATTCTGCGTACCAACTTACTTCCAGAATTAATTAATAATCAACGTCATCAGGCTTCTACCAGAGGCGATCGCCTCACTTTGCAGGTTTGGAGTGCCGGATGTTCTACGGGTGAAGAAGTATATTCTTTAGCAATTTTGTTAATGGAACTGATTCCCGATTGGAGAAATTGGCATCTGCGGGTGCTGGGAACAGATATCAATGCCATGGCGATCGCCAAAGCGAACACCGGATTATACAATGATTGGTCGTTTCGACTCGTCGATCCCAAATTAAAAGACTCCTATTTCCAGCCCCATCAAAAACTATGGAAAATTAAGTCAGAAGTACAAAAAATAGTTCAGTTTCAATCGAGTAATCTAATTCTAGATCCCATTCCACAAGAAAACGGGAGACCCATCCCCTTTGATCTAATCATTTGTCGCAATGTCTTTATTTACTTCACCAAAAAAGCCATTGATATTTGTTTAGAAAAATTCTGTCAAGCCCTAAAAAGCAAGGCCTATTTAATGACCAGCCACACAGAACTGTATGGTCATAACCTAAACTGTCTTGAAGTTAAAGTTCTCCCCGCATCGATTATTTATCAAAAAAAATGTTCTCTGGCCAATCCAACTCCTTCTTCTCAACTTCAATCTCACCCCTCGTTCCCTAATCATTCCTCCCGTTACCCAGCCTTTCCCTTGCCTTTTGCTCCGACCCAATCAAGTCAGCACCTATCCTCTCATCCTTCCCCTCTAAAATCCCATACCTCAAAAACTCCCATTGCCCATACTTTTCCTCCCAAAAATAATCATAAAAACAAAGAAATCGAGACTCTTTTCAAACAAAAACAATATACCAACACCATAGAGAAATCACTGCAATACTTAAAGCAAAACCCCAAAGACTTCATTCTTTTACTCTCCATCGCCAAATCCTATGCTAATCTGGGCCAACTCGAACTGGCTATCCAGTATGCAAATGAGTGTTTATCCATTAGCTCATTTGCCATTGATCCCTATTACTTGTTGGCGCAAATCTCCGAAGAAAAAGGGGACTTAGAACAAGCTAAATTATACCTAAAGCGCATCATTTATCTAGAACCCGAATTCATCCCCGCCTATTTAGATTTAGGCTCTCTATATGCCCACCAAGGGAATAAAATACAAGCTCGAAAATTTTGGACTATTGCCCTGGGTTTACTCCAAAAGCATCCCCAGGATGCTAAAATAGTACAATTAGAAGAATATACTCCTGAAGAATTATTGAGTTTTCTTAAGAAGCGCTTAAAAGAACTTCAATAA